A single Choristoneura fumiferana chromosome 9, NRCan_CFum_1, whole genome shotgun sequence DNA region contains:
- the LOC141431425 gene encoding microprocessor complex subunit DGCR8-like — MCDEAPPSKKSKPNEEPEPNFADDLDPEAESFQVSDQFHNFVRPEELEKLREFTVLDEVKSNDEDSGDEDTDDDDGKSEGIPEDEIEKMLEEDLPEDFKVAPKPKEKPYITRQKTVLEEKGVNQFEVLPLDWMLVRHYSGMPVYMHRGTRVCTLAKPYSLGKGNTRRHDIPISAIPCLAYRRALEEEEKQKVMDERIKEQIENGTWSNSSENAGENIPPLANSSQNNGNNSQVNVKVANNSQEDTSESGQETKFSEGNNEKTKELGNEINMQDEIREVKSRCPFRAKERLDKADKDETAEKDDIDNGNAKCLSNGCAEENNVSENNKNIGEVPVNDVIENNKNIGEVLVNDVSENDNSKVGEEIPFNRQPVVLPGGIVMPPPRVETVNTSWKTQQLTHDQVNDYCKRLFKFKTVNIMHFKRWADRRKYAKARKTLQYPTLPEGTKLITIPAQPASGPDNGGKASKRDWVMNMNGRSYLSVFHEYVRRALQKQPVYEFKQLENASSPYQATVYIGGMQYGSGRGSSKRQAKSAAARASIHILIPEMRAELDAPQPEPDFTFFDYVGIEDPRITEFCAATCEPSPHAILRTCLLRNFGAQDRHIHTEMKKLEYQKIELTMRVGRHSATVVCKNKKAAKQRASQAILQALHPHVRSWGSLLRLYGSRSVKSCKEKKIEEQQITLLQDKARHNEPNYAVLEKLRNEMHKLKERDEAVVPIGTLLVKDDLPTHSGSNLNNVDL; from the exons ATGTGTGACGAAGCTCCTCCATCCAAGAAGTCAAAACCTAATGAGGAGCCCGAACCCAATTTTGCTGATGACCTGGACCCCGAAGCGGAGAGCTTCCAAGTCAGCGATCAGTTCCACAACTTTGTGAGGCCTGAAGAGCTCGAGAAGCTGAGAGAGTTCACGGTCTTGGATGAGGTCAAGTCCAACGATGAGGATAGTGGCGATGAAGAtaccgatgatgatgatg GCAAGTCGGAAGGTATTCCGGAGGATGAGATAGAGAAAATGCTGGAAGAAGATCTTCCAGAGGACTTCAAGGTTGCCCCCAAACCCAAGGAGAAACCGTACATCACCAGGCAGAAGACAGTCTTAGAAG AGAAGGGAGTGAACCAGTTTGAAGTGCTCCCGCTGGACTGGATGCTGGTGCGCCACTACAGCGGCATGCCGGTGTACATGCACCGCGGGACGCGCGTCTGCACGCTCGCCAAGCCTTACTCCTTGGGGAAAGGGAACACCCGG cGTCACGACATTCCTATCAGCGCTATTCCCTGTCTCGCGTACCGCCGAGCtttagaagaagaagaaaaacagAAAGTAATGGACGAAAGAATCAAAGAGCAGATAGAAAATGGCACCTGGTCTAACAGCTCGGAGAATGCCGGCGAAAATATACCTCCGCTCGCTAATAGTAGTCAGAATAATGGAAATAATAGTCAAGTCAATGTTAAAGTAGCAAACAATAGTCAGGAAGATACAAGTGAAAGTGGCCAAGAAACTAAATTTAgtgaagggaataatgaaaaaacaaaagaattagGCAATGAAATTAACATGCAGGATGAAATTAGAGAGGTTAAATCTAGATGCCCCTTCAGAGCTAAGGAACGTTTAGACAAAGCGGATAAAGATGAAACTGCTGAAAAAGACGATATTGATAATGGAAACGCTAAATGTCTAAGTAATGGTTGTGCTGAAGAAAATAACGTTAGTGAAAACAATAAGAATATTGGAGAAGTACCGGTTAATGATGTTATTGAAAACAATAAGAATATTGGAGAAGTACTGGTTAATGATGTTAGTGAAAACGATAATTCTAAGGTTGGTGAAGAAATACCTTTTAATAGGCAACCTGTGGTGTTACCGGGAGGTATAGTGATGCCTCCCCCGCGAGTGGAAACTGTAAACACCAGCTGGAAGACCCAGCAGTTGACGCACGACCAAGTAAATGACTATTGCAAGAGGCTCTTCAAGTTCAAAACTGTCAATATCATGCATTTCAA GCGGTGGGCGGATCGTCGCAAGTACGCCAAGGCGCGTAAGACTCTGCAGTACCCCACTTTGCCAGAAGGCACTAAACTTATTACTATCCCCGCCCAGCCTGCCTCCGGCCCAGATAATG GAGGCAAGGCGAGCAAGCGCGACTGGGTCATGAACATGAACGGAAGAAGCTACCTCTCTGTGTTCCACGAGTACGTGCGCCGAGCGCTGCAGAAACAACCGGTCTACGAGTTCAAGCAATTAG AGAACGCGTCGTCCCCGTACCAGGCGACGGTGTACATCGGCGGTATGCAGTACGGGTCGGGCCGCGGCTCCAGCAAGCGGCAGGCCAAGtcggccgccgcgcgcgcctccATACACATCCTCATACCGGAGATGCGCGCCGAGCTCGACGCGCCGCAGCCCGAGCCTGACTTCACG TTCTTCGACTACGTGGGTATAGAGGACCCGCGCATCACGGAGTTCTGCGCGGCGACGTGCGAGCCGTCCCCGCACGCCATCCTGCGCACGTGCCTGCTGCGCAACTTCGGCGCGCAGGACCGACACATACACACTGAG ATGAAGAAGCTAGAGTACCAGAAGATCGAGCTGACGATGCGCGTGGGGCGGCACTCCGCCACCGTCGTCTGCAAGAACAAGAAGGCCGCCAAGCAGCGAGCCAGCCAGGCCATCCTACAG GCTCTGCACCCGCACGTCCGGTCGTGGGGCTCGCTGCTGCGGCTGTACGGCTCGCGCTCGGTCAAGAGCTGCAAAGAGAAGAAGATAGAGGAACAGCAGATAACCCTCCTCCAGGACAAAGCCCGCCACAACGAACCCAACTACGCGGTGCTGGAGAAACTACGCAACGAAATGCACAAGTTGAAAGAGAGGGATGAAGCCGTCGTGCCGATTGGGACGCTGCTGGTCAAGGATGATCTGCCCACGCATTCGGGGTccaatttgaataatgttgATCTCTAA